In Alphaproteobacteria bacterium, the following proteins share a genomic window:
- a CDS encoding fumarylacetoacetate hydrolase family protein — protein sequence MKLVTFTVAGGAPRVGALSEDETQVVDLAASDNQPYFQTMLALIEAGDQAVARAREIVAASGDDTGGGVVFPLADVGLLTPVPQPPQIRDFLCFERHLLNSFDMLRKKKAQAEPDPEEALKRFEAEGTFAIPQIWYDQPLFYKPSRLGVIGTGTDVIWPFFSELLDYEMEFGCWLGKGGKDIDPKAATDMIFGYSIFNDISARDTQAYEMPAGFGPGKGKDFDTGNIIGPCIVTADAFDPGDAEMIVRINGEERSRGNSGEMYHKFEDCIAHTSRAETVYPGEFFASGTVGWGCGLEHDKYLADGDVVELEVTGIGVLKNKIVKQA from the coding sequence ATGAAACTTGTGACTTTTACCGTGGCGGGTGGCGCGCCGCGTGTTGGTGCGCTGAGCGAAGACGAGACGCAGGTTGTTGATCTCGCGGCGTCAGACAATCAGCCCTATTTCCAGACCATGCTGGCATTGATCGAGGCCGGCGACCAGGCGGTCGCGCGGGCGCGCGAGATCGTTGCCGCATCGGGTGATGACACGGGTGGCGGGGTGGTATTTCCGCTCGCGGATGTTGGGCTTCTGACGCCCGTCCCGCAGCCGCCACAAATACGCGATTTCCTGTGTTTTGAGAGACACTTATTGAATTCCTTTGATATGTTACGTAAGAAAAAGGCCCAGGCTGAACCCGACCCGGAGGAGGCGCTCAAGCGGTTCGAGGCCGAAGGCACATTTGCCATTCCGCAGATCTGGTATGACCAGCCGCTTTTCTACAAGCCGAGCCGTCTGGGTGTGATCGGCACCGGGACCGACGTCATCTGGCCGTTCTTCTCCGAATTGCTCGATTACGAGATGGAATTCGGCTGCTGGCTCGGCAAGGGCGGAAAGGATATCGATCCGAAGGCCGCCACGGACATGATTTTCGGTTATTCGATTTTCAACGATATCTCCGCGCGCGACACCCAGGCCTATGAGATGCCTGCCGGTTTCGGGCCGGGGAAGGGCAAGGATTTCGACACCGGCAACATCATCGGCCCCTGCATCGTGACCGCGGACGCGTTCGATCCCGGCGATGCCGAGATGATCGTCCGAATCAACGGCGAGGAGCGCTCGCGCGGCAATTCGGGCGAGATGTACCACAAGTTCGAAGATTGCATCGCGCACACGTCGCGCGCTGAGACGGTGTATCCGGGTGAGTTTTTCGCGTCCGGTACCGTCGGCTGGGGCTGCGGGCTGGAGCATGACAAGTATCTCGCCGACGGCGACGTGGTTGAACTCGAGGTCACGGGGATCGGCGTCCTGAAGAACAAGATCGTCAAACAGGCCTAG
- a CDS encoding dihydrodipicolinate synthase family protein: MSITHTYSGVWPVAPTPFTETGAIDPEGMKRVLDCMIDQGVDGICILANFSEQFLLSDDERDQLTRLSLEHVAGRIPIIVTASHFATDIVVARARQAAELGAAMIMLMPPYHGALLRGTPDQIVGQFAAAGEAGLPIMVQDAPLSGTDLPVDLLVRMAREIEAVKCFKIECAQAANKLRVLIAAGGDAIEGPFDGEEGITLLADLDAGATGCMTSAMIPDLVRPAIAAHLDGDRDTAKTIYERVLPTINHENRLCGFRAAKAVMKAGGVIKSDFCRHPIAPLAPEVRKTLLDLAAALDPVALRWGQ, translated from the coding sequence ATGAGCATCACACACACATATAGTGGCGTCTGGCCCGTTGCGCCCACGCCGTTCACCGAAACCGGCGCGATCGACCCCGAGGGCATGAAACGGGTCCTCGATTGCATGATCGACCAGGGCGTCGACGGCATTTGTATACTGGCCAACTTCTCCGAGCAGTTCTTGCTATCGGACGACGAGCGCGATCAACTCACCCGCCTCTCACTCGAACATGTGGCGGGCCGGATCCCCATCATCGTGACCGCAAGCCATTTCGCCACCGATATCGTCGTTGCACGCGCGCGTCAGGCAGCAGAGCTCGGCGCGGCCATGATCATGCTGATGCCGCCCTATCACGGCGCGCTGCTGCGCGGCACACCCGACCAGATCGTCGGACAGTTCGCCGCCGCTGGCGAAGCCGGGCTGCCCATCATGGTGCAGGACGCGCCCTTGTCTGGAACGGACCTGCCGGTGGATTTGCTGGTCCGGATGGCCCGCGAAATCGAGGCCGTCAAATGCTTCAAGATCGAATGCGCCCAGGCCGCCAACAAACTGCGCGTCCTGATCGCCGCAGGCGGCGATGCCATCGAAGGCCCTTTCGACGGCGAGGAAGGCATCACACTGCTGGCCGATCTCGATGCGGGTGCGACCGGCTGCATGACGTCGGCCATGATCCCCGATCTCGTCCGACCGGCGATCGCAGCACATCTGGACGGCGACCGGGATACCGCGAAAACCATCTATGAACGGGTGTTACCGACGATCAATCACGAAAACCGGCTGTGCGGCTTCCGTGCGGCGAAGGCCGTGATGAAGGCCGGTGGTGTTATCAAGTCGGATTTCTGCCGCCACCCGATCGCGCCGCTCGCACCCGAAGTGCGCAAGACGCTGCTCGACCTGGCGGCCGCGCTCGATCCTGTCGCCTTGCGATGGGGACAATGA
- a CDS encoding 3-keto-5-aminohexanoate cleavage protein — MAKQSKVIISCAITGAIHTPTMSDHLPITPDEIAQSSIEAAEAGASIIHLHARDPENGKPTPDPDVFMEFLPRIKQNTDAVVNITTGGGLGMTVDERIAAAVRAEPEVTSFNMGSMNFGIFGLAGRYDKWKYDWEKPYLEMTDDFIFTNTFKQMEYIITELHDKRGVKFEHECYDISHLYNTAYWYNQGRLKGPIFLQFIFGIMGGIGAELAHLVHMKETADKLFGDDYVFSVLGAGRHQMNFVTQSALLGGSVRVGLEDSLYIGKGKLAESNAQQVAKIRRIVEDLSLEVATPDEAREILDLKGGDMVKF; from the coding sequence ATGGCGAAACAATCCAAAGTCATTATTTCATGCGCGATTACCGGCGCGATCCACACGCCGACCATGTCGGACCATCTGCCGATCACACCGGATGAGATCGCCCAGTCCTCTATCGAAGCGGCCGAGGCCGGGGCTTCGATTATCCATCTTCACGCCCGTGACCCGGAGAACGGCAAACCGACGCCGGATCCCGACGTGTTCATGGAGTTCCTGCCGCGCATCAAGCAGAACACCGACGCGGTTGTGAACATCACGACCGGTGGCGGCCTGGGCATGACTGTCGACGAGCGCATCGCCGCAGCCGTGCGTGCCGAGCCGGAAGTCACCTCCTTCAACATGGGTTCGATGAACTTCGGTATCTTTGGTCTGGCGGGTCGCTACGACAAATGGAAGTACGACTGGGAGAAGCCCTATCTGGAGATGACCGACGATTTCATCTTCACCAATACCTTCAAGCAGATGGAATACATCATCACCGAGCTGCACGATAAGCGCGGGGTGAAGTTCGAGCATGAGTGCTACGACATCAGTCATCTCTACAACACGGCCTACTGGTACAACCAGGGCCGCCTCAAGGGCCCGATCTTCCTGCAGTTCATCTTCGGGATCATGGGCGGCATCGGTGCCGAACTCGCACATCTGGTGCACATGAAGGAGACCGCCGACAAGCTGTTCGGTGACGACTATGTCTTCTCCGTACTGGGCGCAGGTCGCCACCAGATGAACTTCGTCACTCAGTCCGCCCTCCTCGGCGGCAGCGTGCGGGTCGGTCTGGAAGACTCGCTCTACATCGGCAAGGGCAAGCTCGCCGAATCCAACGCCCAGCAGGTCGCGAAGATCCGCCGGATCGTCGAAGACCTGTCGCTGGAAGTCGCGACACCTGACGAAGCCCGCGAGATCCTCGATCTCAAGGGCGGCGATATGGTGAAGTTCTAG
- a CDS encoding GNAT family N-acetyltransferase produces the protein MENEIEIFRAEREDLDVMIEWAAREGWNPGLSDAECFWAADPEGFWVARLQGEMVACMSVVRYERGFAFLGFYIVHPDYRGRGIGLALWRFVTDKIDRRVVIGLDAVVEEEMTYRKAGFFRTHRSIRFGGNPDFSSITDSSDDLVEIDAEHISAVKTYDREFFPSSRERFLDAWLSAAGHLGIAAVDNGDISGYGVIRPCREGHKIGPLFADDTETAERLVRSLVTKSGADQIYLDPPFANDDALELCERLGMERVFETVRMYRGLAPQMRFPGMFGITSFELG, from the coding sequence ATGGAAAACGAAATTGAGATATTCCGCGCCGAGCGCGAAGACCTCGACGTCATGATCGAGTGGGCCGCGCGCGAAGGCTGGAACCCGGGCCTGAGCGACGCCGAGTGCTTTTGGGCCGCAGACCCCGAGGGGTTCTGGGTTGCCCGGCTGCAGGGCGAAATGGTCGCCTGCATGTCCGTGGTCAGATACGAGCGAGGCTTCGCGTTTCTCGGCTTTTATATCGTGCATCCCGATTACCGTGGCCGGGGAATCGGGCTCGCTCTGTGGCGGTTTGTCACGGACAAGATCGATCGACGCGTGGTGATCGGGCTCGATGCCGTCGTTGAAGAGGAAATGACCTATCGGAAAGCCGGGTTCTTCAGAACCCATCGCAGCATTCGATTTGGCGGCAATCCGGACTTCTCATCGATCACCGACAGCAGCGATGATCTCGTGGAGATCGACGCCGAACACATCTCGGCGGTCAAGACCTACGACAGGGAGTTCTTCCCGTCATCGCGCGAGCGTTTCCTGGACGCTTGGCTCTCGGCCGCCGGGCATCTGGGTATTGCAGCCGTCGATAACGGCGACATCAGCGGCTATGGCGTTATCCGACCGTGTCGCGAGGGTCACAAGATAGGACCGCTCTTCGCCGACGACACGGAAACAGCCGAACGGCTGGTCCGCAGCCTCGTCACGAAATCCGGTGCTGACCAGATCTATCTGGACCCGCCGTTTGCCAATGATGACGCGCTCGAATTGTGCGAACGGCTGGGCATGGAGCGCGTGTTCGAAACGGTGCGCATGTATCGGGGCCTCGCGCCGCAAATGCGGTTCCCGGGGATGTTTGGAATCACGAGTTTCGAACTGGGTTGA
- a CDS encoding MBL fold metallo-hydrolase, whose protein sequence is MAKWQYTKGLHEVGNGLYAYLLPDGGWGWSNAGLIVDGEETVLIDTLFDLPLTRDMLGTMRDAVPAAKDIGRLINTHANADHVWGNQLVSDAEIIASTGCAEEFDHFPPSRLEEMMADAKNLGVLGEFLEHCFAPFDFSGIELTPPTTTFDDRMSLKCGDREIELYNVGPAHTRGDILTHLPGDRLIFTGDIIFNGGHPVIWDGPISNWQKACDIILSLDADVVVPGHGPVTDQAHVRVFKGYLDYIETETRKCFDAGLSEWDAACEISLADYDTWGDAERFIGNVYALYREFRDDGSKPEVMPVFEEMARFHKEVILPRLAAG, encoded by the coding sequence ATGGCGAAATGGCAATACACCAAGGGTCTGCACGAGGTCGGTAACGGGCTCTACGCCTATCTGTTGCCGGATGGCGGTTGGGGCTGGTCGAATGCGGGCCTGATTGTTGATGGTGAGGAGACGGTACTGATCGACACCCTGTTCGATCTGCCGCTGACCCGGGACATGCTGGGGACGATGCGCGACGCGGTACCGGCCGCGAAGGATATCGGTCGGCTGATCAACACCCACGCCAATGCCGACCATGTCTGGGGCAATCAGCTGGTCAGCGACGCGGAGATCATCGCTTCGACGGGCTGTGCCGAGGAGTTCGATCACTTCCCGCCAAGCAGGCTCGAGGAAATGATGGCCGACGCCAAAAACCTGGGCGTTCTCGGAGAATTCCTGGAGCATTGTTTCGCGCCGTTCGACTTCTCCGGGATCGAACTGACGCCCCCAACGACCACATTCGACGATCGCATGAGCCTGAAATGTGGTGATCGGGAGATCGAACTGTACAATGTCGGGCCGGCGCACACGCGTGGGGACATCCTGACCCATCTGCCCGGCGACCGGCTGATCTTCACCGGCGACATCATTTTCAATGGCGGCCACCCGGTGATCTGGGACGGCCCGATTTCGAACTGGCAGAAGGCCTGCGACATCATCCTGTCGCTCGACGCGGATGTGGTAGTGCCGGGCCATGGGCCGGTTACGGACCAGGCGCATGTCCGGGTCTTCAAGGGCTATCTCGACTATATCGAGACCGAGACGCGTAAATGTTTCGATGCGGGCCTGTCGGAATGGGATGCGGCATGTGAAATCTCGTTGGCTGACTACGACACCTGGGGCGATGCGGAGCGATTCATCGGCAACGTCTATGCGCTCTATCGGGAGTTTCGGGACGACGGGAGTAAGCCCGAGGTGATGCCGGTATTCGAGGAGATG
- a CDS encoding amidohydrolase family protein, which produces MGETLFTNVSIIDGTGAEPFNGSVLVKGGQISAVTRDGAPTAGAADIVDGGGATLMPGLIDAHAHLSFLDAATLGEINDLTAERHILETAKNARKMLDHGFTSMFSGSSARDNLEVALRDAINAGDIPGPRLKAATRQMTVTGGFGDLGRDGIASLVLDGPEAFRAACRTAARAGVDTFKIVPSAQGSGPDPLAEDTAMSDDEVAAVCAVARQRGRMVAAHARSAEAVKMCVRNGVQVVYHATLADDEAKDMLEAERERVFVAPAMGLPYGRITEGEKYGVATDDFTRARAEKEIETVSATMADLRKRGIRILPGGDYGFKWNPHGRNARDLQMFVELFGFTPLEAIQAATQAGGELMGEPGRLGLIADGAFADLVLVDGDPVADISILQDPTRFLAIMKDGIFHKAPAGNQTGQRVAAE; this is translated from the coding sequence ATGGGCGAAACACTCTTCACCAATGTCTCCATTATCGACGGCACCGGTGCCGAACCTTTCAACGGAAGCGTTCTGGTCAAGGGAGGGCAAATCTCGGCGGTAACGCGGGATGGAGCCCCCACGGCAGGTGCGGCCGATATCGTGGACGGCGGCGGTGCCACCCTGATGCCCGGTCTGATCGACGCCCACGCCCATCTGAGCTTCCTGGATGCGGCTACGCTCGGCGAAATCAACGACTTGACCGCCGAGCGGCATATCCTCGAGACGGCGAAGAACGCGCGCAAGATGCTGGATCACGGCTTCACCAGCATGTTCAGCGGCAGTTCGGCCCGCGACAATCTGGAAGTCGCGCTGCGTGACGCGATCAACGCCGGCGATATTCCGGGCCCGCGGCTCAAGGCCGCCACCCGGCAGATGACCGTCACCGGGGGGTTCGGGGATCTGGGTCGCGATGGTATCGCCTCGCTTGTCCTCGACGGCCCGGAGGCGTTTCGCGCGGCCTGCCGGACGGCGGCACGCGCCGGCGTGGACACATTCAAGATCGTCCCGTCGGCCCAGGGCTCTGGTCCGGATCCGCTGGCTGAAGACACGGCGATGTCGGACGACGAGGTCGCGGCGGTCTGCGCTGTGGCAAGGCAGCGGGGCCGCATGGTCGCGGCCCATGCACGGTCGGCGGAAGCGGTGAAGATGTGTGTGCGCAATGGCGTGCAGGTGGTCTATCACGCGACCCTGGCCGACGACGAAGCGAAAGACATGCTCGAAGCCGAGCGCGAGCGCGTATTCGTGGCACCGGCCATGGGTCTGCCGTACGGGCGCATTACGGAAGGCGAAAAATACGGCGTCGCCACGGATGATTTCACACGGGCGCGGGCGGAGAAGGAAATCGAGACCGTCAGCGCGACGATGGCGGACCTGCGCAAGCGGGGCATCCGGATTCTGCCGGGCGGCGATTATGGCTTCAAGTGGAATCCCCACGGCCGCAACGCCCGGGACCTGCAGATGTTCGTCGAATTGTTCGGTTTCACGCCGCTGGAGGCCATCCAGGCGGCGACGCAGGCCGGGGGCGAGCTCATGGGGGAGCCGGGCCGGCTGGGTCTGATTGCGGACGGCGCTTTCGCTGATCTGGTGCTGGTCGATGGCGATCCGGTCGCGGATATCTCGATCCTGCAGGATCCGACGCGTTTCCTCGCAATCATGAAAGACGGCATCTTCCACAAGGCGCCGGCGGGCAACCAAACCGGGCAGCGCGTCGCTGCCGAATAA